Proteins co-encoded in one Amaranthus tricolor cultivar Red isolate AtriRed21 chromosome 7, ASM2621246v1, whole genome shotgun sequence genomic window:
- the LOC130818915 gene encoding uncharacterized protein LOC130818915 → MASLGLRSSGGITLKSYQVIDRVKSPSSQKNRVRLAPTMAANCSAIQLVQERTHNYNMTAESEKLDRWVKESVGEIVKNLQEAPLFVHVYSEPGTKLKTEKAIADDWSHLKGRWVKGEEPSPEGIILVEELKEGEMGILEEVEGQTGDSTKAFGVLIQGKGEDGGVACYLLKTSKVGCGNLGLFCTHFCLVRVKSFRESARSQLNSCWLV, encoded by the coding sequence ATGGCGTCTTTGGGTCTCCGATCAAGTGGAGGAATAACACTCAAGAGTTATCAAGTCATTGACCGGGTCAAGTCACCAAGTTCCCAGAAGAATCGGGTTCGGTTAGCTCCGACGATGGCAGCAAACTGCTCAGCGATTCAATTAGTTCAAGAAAGGACCCACAATTACAATATGACAGCAGAATCGGAAAAGCTAGACCGTTGGGTGAAAGAATCAGTGGGAGAAATTGTGAAGAATCTTCAAGAAGCTCCCTTATTCGTCCACGTGTACAGTGAGCCCGGTACTAAATTAAAGACAGAGAAAGCAATTGCAGATGATTGGAGCCATTTAAAGGGTAGATGGGTTAAAGGGGAAGAACCATCCCCAGAAGGGATCATTCTTGTGGAGGAATTGAAAGAGGGTGAAATGGGTATtcttgaagaagttgaagggcAAACAGGGGATTCTACAAAAGCATTTGGGGTATTAATACAAGGAAAAGGAGAAGATGGAGGTGTAGCTTGTTATTTGTTGAAGACTAGTAAAGTTGGGTGTGGTAATTTAGGGTTGTTTTGTACACATTTTTGTTTGGTGAGGGTAAAAAGTTTTAGGGAATCAGCAAGATCACAACTTAATAGTTGTTGGTTGGTATAG